The following are from one region of the Paenibacillus sp. JZ16 genome:
- a CDS encoding toxin C-terminal domain-containing protein gives MGSLVYGDSGKVTANSREISSSAITIPMLAQQYGVDTAWVQEKIADGYTLYQIYSSLGGKKSSKAADTVLANIQVPDVVQYDEKAVVSSLKSLAEDSNGVDEAALEQVRIHDDSSAYFNSYGQDSVSMATGDLNYASVDLELPGMIPFSLTRVYDSSKANEEIGIRQDEVTGQAVNDTSMRREESSYGIGRGWRWDLPHIEEHGGKRYLYFPGAGSYALSDSLDIVGYNWNDMALRTDQSVTVNGQPSEYKLTVLNDYVYYFDAQGYLLQIKDHYNNTVSFLYDQLPEGLVLKQISNSEGNTLQFSHHTLSLSVVLEGTDQSVEYRKVQKEGYTLLAEVIDSMSRSTTYVYNHPVSSFNFLSGLVGQSEQHEADGTVLLTRIVYPTSRITDIQYEASLKQIGDFATRHVFKVSSRKDTFSSTSGEKILGSRSFEYTGEDLNRYGRDVNWTTTVSSSKWAETYKLSSTFEGSSSPALHYLQDYRQSGDSVSYIEEYTYDETNKRNAPQQIQERYIQNGAASEPVSTSYTYDEYGLITSERSSTGQETSYEYQHMTGTAEWKKPSKVTVKMNDTQSQITHLEYDVQGSVTKEVVSQGMGGTPLAQSEYEYDTYGNRTKTKVRDDSRFIEQTYKYESEYGRHLLTNQSMVVKDAASQSSVITTDYSYWPTGQLKSQRDSDGNVQTYTYDKWGRITQLEYSDGTLSTIRFDDALNRVTQTAPDGVITTEQYDPFGLLVQEKTHDALYEYEYDDEGNMTEVTDAEGNTTSLTYDAFGRNTKTVYADGTSSSTDYQVVERTTTYSDAAGNKQRETYDVLGRTISTQEWKNGGFTPLQHLEYDLLGQVTASIDGKQQRTEYTYDVLGRLTSVKDPKGEVTRYIYSLAGDLVQVVLPDQQKVTKTYDEMGRLISQTDMANQTTVYQYDNRSNVTQVVDRKNQIYNFGYDSENQLISKSGPDFSVNYTYDDAGRRTSMTDPTGKTTYSYNPEDGTLKELEFPDGTRVSYEYNTQSKIGYILTDAAGASIRISSKLDEMNRVSAMDISTGSSGPSLMSASPLDRMTFEYGANSLLERRSFDSGLSTGFSYDGYDLSGVTVQQGSTSVHEFGYSYDPNKNIISRTENGTSGQFTYDPLNRIQTETSGDKNLSYTYDANGNRLEQGSGKIFGLKEADYTFDSQNRLTQVAGEGKEVSYTYNGDGLLYERKEGTDTTRYYFDEEAKLIAEAEVTGSHVTLTYAYVYDLYGQLTARQDRATGKLQYYEFNGHGDVVGLVDEQGKQLNSYSYDIWGGPVETKETVPNVMRYAGEYWDDTTGLQYLRARWYDPGTARFMGEDTYEGTLTNPLSQNLYTYVHNNPLRYIDPSGHFAFETSDKVELKNLLDEAKEKSKSNRKNKYYKIYKDFIRDRYDFVSIMGENRYNYLFDLLTGTSPYTNNAGISSWARAQLLDEYQVSKEAEYIALLAMGFLPANGAGNKSTKAWVRMTTKQSTDAAKKLGYEPTNYTAKNGERIYYNKKTKTYISQDIGSGDGSGPHNGGVWKMAKSPEALNKKDTRMGTYDGNLERIGD, from the coding sequence ATGGGCTCTCTGGTATATGGAGACAGCGGCAAGGTAACAGCCAATTCAAGAGAGATTTCTTCATCTGCGATTACGATTCCGATGTTGGCTCAGCAGTATGGTGTAGACACCGCTTGGGTTCAAGAAAAGATCGCGGATGGATATACCTTGTATCAGATATACTCATCTCTGGGCGGCAAGAAGAGCTCAAAAGCAGCCGATACCGTTCTGGCCAATATACAGGTACCGGATGTTGTGCAATATGATGAGAAGGCTGTGGTGTCATCATTAAAAAGCTTGGCTGAAGATTCAAACGGCGTGGACGAGGCGGCTCTTGAGCAGGTACGAATCCATGACGACTCGTCGGCCTACTTCAACAGCTACGGTCAAGATTCGGTCTCTATGGCTACCGGTGATTTAAATTATGCGAGCGTGGATTTGGAGCTTCCGGGTATGATCCCGTTTTCATTAACACGGGTATACGACAGCTCGAAGGCGAACGAAGAGATCGGAATCCGACAGGATGAGGTAACTGGACAGGCCGTGAATGACACTAGCATGCGAAGAGAAGAGTCATCTTACGGCATTGGTCGGGGCTGGAGATGGGATCTCCCCCATATTGAAGAGCATGGTGGTAAACGTTATTTGTATTTTCCTGGAGCCGGCTCCTACGCCTTGTCTGATTCATTAGACATTGTAGGGTATAACTGGAATGACATGGCTCTGAGAACGGATCAAAGCGTAACCGTAAATGGACAACCAAGTGAATACAAACTGACAGTTCTCAATGATTATGTTTACTACTTTGATGCTCAAGGTTATCTGCTACAAATCAAAGACCACTATAACAACACGGTGAGCTTTTTATACGATCAGCTGCCTGAGGGGCTTGTATTAAAGCAGATTTCGAATAGTGAAGGAAATACTCTCCAATTCAGCCATCATACATTGAGTCTTTCTGTGGTTTTGGAGGGAACGGACCAAAGCGTGGAATATCGCAAGGTTCAGAAGGAAGGCTACACGCTTCTGGCAGAGGTTATTGACTCCATGTCGCGAAGTACGACTTATGTGTACAACCATCCGGTGTCGAGTTTTAATTTCCTATCCGGGCTGGTGGGCCAGTCAGAACAGCATGAAGCTGACGGGACGGTTCTGTTGACTCGTATCGTATACCCAACATCCCGGATCACCGATATTCAATATGAAGCCTCATTGAAACAGATCGGAGATTTTGCCACCAGGCATGTGTTTAAGGTCAGCTCCCGCAAGGATACATTCAGTTCGACATCGGGTGAAAAAATACTGGGTTCCCGCAGCTTTGAGTATACGGGTGAAGACCTGAATCGTTACGGACGAGATGTGAACTGGACCACGACCGTAAGCAGCAGTAAATGGGCCGAAACGTACAAGCTGAGCAGTACCTTTGAAGGAAGCTCCAGTCCGGCGCTTCACTACTTGCAGGATTATCGCCAATCGGGAGATTCGGTTAGTTATATCGAAGAGTATACCTACGATGAGACGAACAAACGAAATGCACCGCAGCAGATCCAAGAACGATATATTCAAAATGGTGCAGCTTCCGAGCCTGTTTCCACGTCGTATACCTATGATGAATATGGTCTAATCACATCGGAGAGATCAAGCACCGGCCAGGAAACAAGCTATGAATACCAGCATATGACGGGTACAGCAGAGTGGAAGAAACCTTCCAAGGTAACCGTCAAAATGAACGACACGCAGTCTCAGATTACACATCTGGAATATGACGTGCAGGGCAGTGTAACGAAAGAGGTCGTGTCGCAAGGAATGGGCGGAACACCGCTTGCTCAATCCGAGTATGAGTACGACACTTATGGAAACCGGACAAAAACCAAAGTCAGGGACGATTCACGATTTATTGAACAGACGTATAAATACGAGTCCGAGTATGGACGTCATCTGCTGACAAACCAAAGCATGGTCGTGAAGGACGCTGCCTCACAGTCATCCGTAATTACGACGGACTATTCATATTGGCCGACAGGACAGCTCAAAAGCCAGAGAGATAGCGACGGAAACGTGCAAACGTACACTTATGATAAATGGGGTAGAATCACCCAGCTTGAATACAGTGACGGCACGCTTTCGACCATTCGTTTCGATGACGCATTGAATCGCGTCACTCAGACAGCACCGGACGGCGTGATTACGACAGAGCAGTATGATCCGTTTGGGCTGCTGGTGCAGGAAAAAACGCATGATGCGTTATACGAGTATGAATATGATGATGAAGGCAACATGACGGAAGTGACCGATGCCGAAGGCAACACAACGAGCCTGACGTATGATGCTTTTGGAAGAAACACGAAAACGGTATACGCTGATGGAACCAGCAGCAGCACGGATTATCAGGTCGTGGAACGGACAACCACGTATAGCGACGCTGCTGGAAACAAACAGCGTGAAACCTATGATGTACTGGGAAGAACAATATCAACGCAAGAGTGGAAAAATGGAGGGTTTACGCCGCTTCAGCATCTGGAATACGATCTGCTCGGTCAGGTGACGGCATCCATTGACGGCAAACAGCAGCGCACCGAGTATACGTACGACGTGCTGGGCCGCTTGACCTCGGTGAAGGATCCGAAGGGAGAGGTTACCCGCTATATTTATAGTCTGGCTGGTGATCTGGTTCAGGTTGTGCTGCCCGACCAACAGAAAGTAACGAAGACGTATGACGAGATGGGCCGCCTGATCAGCCAGACTGATATGGCCAATCAAACCACGGTCTACCAGTACGACAACCGAAGCAACGTAACGCAAGTGGTGGACCGTAAGAACCAAATCTATAACTTTGGTTATGACTCCGAGAATCAGCTTATTTCAAAGAGCGGACCGGATTTCTCGGTGAATTACACCTATGATGATGCAGGCCGCCGGACCAGTATGACCGATCCAACAGGTAAGACGACGTATTCTTACAATCCTGAGGATGGGACGCTGAAGGAACTGGAGTTTCCGGACGGAACCAGGGTATCGTATGAATATAATACGCAGTCGAAAATAGGATATATCCTGACGGACGCTGCCGGAGCATCCATTCGCATATCTTCTAAGCTTGATGAAATGAATCGGGTCTCGGCGATGGATATCAGCACAGGAAGCAGTGGCCCTTCCTTGATGTCAGCTTCTCCGCTGGATCGAATGACCTTTGAATATGGGGCTAACAGTTTGCTGGAGCGCCGAAGCTTTGATAGTGGGCTCAGTACCGGTTTTAGCTATGACGGATATGACTTGTCAGGCGTAACCGTTCAGCAGGGAAGCACATCCGTGCACGAATTCGGATATAGCTATGACCCGAACAAAAATATCATCTCCCGCACGGAGAACGGAACGTCAGGACAATTCACCTACGATCCGCTGAACCGGATTCAGACGGAAACATCAGGTGACAAGAATTTAAGTTATACGTATGACGCTAACGGGAACCGGCTGGAGCAGGGAAGCGGCAAGATTTTCGGCCTGAAGGAAGCAGATTATACGTTCGACAGCCAGAACCGTTTAACGCAGGTCGCAGGAGAAGGCAAGGAAGTCAGCTACACTTACAACGGCGACGGATTGCTGTATGAACGTAAGGAAGGCACGGATACGACGCGTTATTACTTTGACGAGGAAGCTAAACTGATTGCAGAAGCGGAAGTCACCGGAAGCCATGTTACCCTTACCTATGCCTATGTCTACGACTTGTACGGTCAGTTAACCGCAAGGCAAGATAGAGCAACTGGCAAACTGCAGTACTACGAATTCAACGGTCACGGCGATGTTGTCGGTCTGGTGGATGAGCAGGGTAAGCAGCTAAACAGTTACTCCTATGATATTTGGGGTGGCCCAGTTGAAACCAAGGAAACCGTTCCGAACGTGATGCGCTACGCCGGCGAGTATTGGGATGATACGACGGGCCTGCAGTACCTGCGTGCCCGCTGGTACGATCCGGGAACGGCACGGTTTATGGGCGAGGATACGTATGAAGGGACTTTGACGAATCCACTGAGCCAAAATCTATATACGTATGTGCATAATAATCCGTTGAGGTATATTGACCCGAGTGGGCATTTTGCATTTGAAACCTCGGATAAAGTAGAACTGAAAAATTTACTCGATGAAGCCAAGGAAAAATCGAAATCCAACAGAAAAAACAAATACTATAAGATATACAAGGATTTCATACGGGATCGGTACGACTTTGTATCTATCATGGGAGAAAACCGTTATAATTACTTATTCGACTTGTTAACGGGAACAAGCCCTTACACTAATAATGCAGGCATTTCGTCTTGGGCAAGAGCTCAGTTATTAGATGAGTACCAGGTTTCAAAAGAGGCGGAATATATTGCGTTGCTTGCTATGGGATTTTTACCTGCTAACGGTGCCGGTAACAAGAGTACTAAGGCTTGGGTTCGGATGACTACAAAACAATCTACTGATGCGGCTAAGAAATTAGGTTATGAACCGACGAACTACACTGCTAAAAATGGTGAAAGGATATACTATAATAAGAAAACTAAAACCTATATCAGTCAGGATATTGGCAGTGGTGATGGTAGTGGTCCTCATAATGGGGGGGTATGGAAAATGGCAAAATCACCTGAGGCATTGAATAAGAAGGATACACGGATGGGCACGTATGATGGAAACTTGGAAAGAATAGGTGATTAA